One genomic segment of Gossypium arboreum isolate Shixiya-1 chromosome 3, ASM2569848v2, whole genome shotgun sequence includes these proteins:
- the LOC108454293 gene encoding pentatricopeptide repeat-containing protein At1g22960, mitochondrial, translating into MTLCIKRASKSLATIAPLSLTCKVRFLFPFSFSLLHSLPSPSSPPEPDSSSSSSSSSSETHYKQLIFNTIDEKPWAFCNTKWVSNKFHAIIVDPHLFIKVLNLMRERPRIALRFFRWVEMQPGVKRSELVFSVMLDILVENNLLRSAYWVMERVITFHMHGIVDVLICGYLKFEVSVKLLDLLLLVCSKKLMVDHCLWIFDKMIRTGLLPDVKNCNRILTMLRDKSLVAKASQVYRMMKEFGIKPTIVTYNTMLDSFCKEGEVQQAIELLSEMRCFPNDVTYNVLINGLTKNCKLDQAEGLIREMLKLGIKVSAYTYNPLICGYFKKGLLVEALNLGEQMVNNGVVHTVATYNTFMYGLCRWGRLDDARQQFNDMLKRNMIPDVVSYNTLIYWYCRIGNIWEAFLLFDELRCRRLVPTVVTYNTLIDGLCRVGDLDLARYLKDTMITQGIFPDVYTYTILVNGSYKLGNLSAARDLFNEMLHNGLEPDRFAYTTQVVGELKHGDPARAFSMEEQMVAKELPPDLIIYNVFVHWHSKLRDFKEACNLLHKMISIGLIPDHVTYTTIIHAYLENGHLRKAREMFHEMLSKGLSPSVVTYTILIHGHAAKGFLSLAFMYFSEMQEKGVQPNVITYNAMINGLCKVRRICQAYKFFAEMEAKGILPNKYSYTILINENSDVGNWEESLRLYQEMLDREILPDSCTHNALLKQLNKDCNLNAVRQLETLILECKESCGAET; encoded by the coding sequence ATGACCCTTTGCATAAAAAGAGCTTCAAAATCTTTGGCCACTATCGCCCCTCTCTCTCTCACTTGCAAGGTACGCTTCCTCTTTCCTTTCTCTTTCTCTCTTCTCCACAGTTTACCTTCCCCTTCCTCTCCCCCTGAACCCGactcttcttcttcctcctcctcctcctcctccgaAACCCATTACAAACAACTCATCTTTAACACCATTGATGAAAAGCCCTGGGCCTTTTGTAACACCAAGTGGGTTTCCAATAAATTCCATGCTATCATTGTTGATCCTCATTTGTTTAtcaaagttcttaatttgatgaGAGAAAGACCCAGAATTGCTTTGAGGTTTTTTAGGTGGGTTGAGATGCAACCTGGTGTTAAAAGATCCGAGCTTGTGTTTTCCGTTATGCTCGATATTTTGGTTGAGAACAATTTGCTGAGATCAGCTTATTGGGTCATGGAAAGGGTCATTACGTTTCATATGCATGGTATTGTCGATGTGTTGATTTGTGGCTACCTGAAATTTGAGGTTTCAGTTAAGTTACTTGATCTTTTATTGTTGGTTTGTTCTAAGAAATTGATGGTTGATCATTGTTTGTGGATATTTGATAAAATGATCCGGACGGGGTTGTTGCCGGATGTGAAGAACTGTAATAGGATTCTTACTATGCTTAGGGATAAATCTCTTGTAGCTAAAGCAAGCCAAGTGTATAGGATGATGAAGGAATTTGGGATTAAGCCAACTATTGTTACCTATAATACCATGTTGGATTCCTTTTGCAAGGAAGGGGAAGTACAACAAGCTATTGAACTCTTATCGGAAATGCGCTGTTTTCCAAATGACGTGAcctataatgttttaattaatggtTTAACAAAGAATTGCAAATTAGATCAAGCCGAGGGACTTATTAGGGAGATGTTGAAATTGGGGATTAAAGTTTCTGCATACACATATAATCCTTTGATTTGTGGGTATTTCAAGAAAGGGTTGCTTGTTGAGGCCTTAAACCTTGGGGAACAGATGGTAAATAATGGAGTTGTTCATACGGTGGCAACATATAATACATTCATGTATGGCCTTTGCAGGTGGGGGAGATTGGATGATGCCAGACAGCAGTTTAATGATATGCTGAAGAGGAATATGATACCAGATGTTGTTTCGTATAATACTCTAATATATTGGTATTGTAGGATAGGGAACATTTGGGAGGCTTTTCTCTTGTTTGATGAGTTAAGATGTCGACGCCTTGTTCCTACTGTTGTCACGTATAATACTCTCATTGATGGTCTATGCAGAGTGGGGGACCTGGACCTTGCTCGGTATCTTAAGGATACCATGATCACTCAGGGTATTTTCCCTGATGTTTATACCTATACGATTTTGGTAAATGGATCCTACAAGCTGGGCAATCTATCTGCAGCAAGGGATCTTTTCAATGAGATGTTGCATAATGGTTTGGAGCCTGATCGTTTTGCATATACAACTCAAGTAGTAGGTGAATTGAAGCATGGTGATCCTGCAAGAGCATTTAGTATGGAAGAACAAATGGTAGCAAAGGAATTACCTCCTGATTTGATCATCTATAATGTTTTTGTTCATTGGCATTCTAAATTGCGTGATTTCAAAGAAGCATGTAATTTGTTGCACAAGATGATTAGCATTGGTCTTATTCCAGATCATGTAACGTACACCACCATCATTCATGCTTACCTGGAAAATGGACATCTGAGGAAAGCTAGAGAAATGTTCCACGAGATGCTGAGCAAAGGCTTATCCCCATCAGTGGTAACTTACACTATATTAATTCATGGACATGCAGCTAAGGGGTTTCTATCATTGGCATTTATGTATTTCTCAGAGATGCAGGAGAAAGGTGTTCAGCCAAATGTTATTACCTACAATGCTATGATAAATGGTCTTTGCAAAGTGAGGAGAATATGTCAAGCTTACAAGTTTTTTGCTGAGATGGAAGCAAAAGGAATACTACCTAATAAGTATAGCTACACCATTTTAATAAATGAGAACAGCGACGTGGGGAATTGGGAAGAGTCCTTGAGATTGTACCAAGAAATGCTAGATAGAGAAATTCTGCCTGATTCTTGTACACACAATGCACTCTTGAAGCAACTTAACAAGGACTGTAATTTGAATGCAGTTCGTCAGCTAGAGACTTTAATTCTAGAATGTAAAGAATCTTGCGGTGCTGAGACTTGA
- the LOC108455125 gene encoding palmitoyl-acyl carrier protein thioesterase, chloroplastic-like → MAAAFSCPVFFPSTFSYNGNRYHGRIKIKINATSSTKVKTLNEIAGAGKGSSSLATSTEINHLSQEQIRQRIPTKKQLVDPYRQGLIIERGVGYRQTVVVRSYEVGPYKTATLESLLNLFQETALNHVWMSGLLSNGFGATHGMVRNNLIWVVSRMQVQVDHYPIWGEVLEIDTWVGASGKNGMRRDWLIRSQATGITYARATSTWVMMNEKTRRLSKMPEEVRDEISPWFIDKRAINEDVPEKIVKLDDNARYVNSDLKPKRSDLDMNHHVNNVKYVRWMLETIPDKFLESHQLSGIVLEYRRECGSSDRVQSLCQPDEDETLTNGVEQSLLKNMVLTPRIMEGNGYLGPLDVKSYGYTHLLQIKGDSKNEEIVRGRTRWRKTLSTLPYSS, encoded by the exons ATGGCAGCTGCTTTCTCCTGTCCAGTCTTTTTTCCCTCTACATTTTCTTATAATGGAAATCGATATCATGGCAGAATCAAGATCAAAATCAATGCCACTAGTTCTACTAAGGTAAAGACGTTGAATGAAATTGCTGGAGCTGGAAAAGGTTCCTCTTCACTTGCTACTTCCACTGAAATCAACCACTTAAGCCAAGAGCAGATTCGTCAGAGGATCCCCACGAAAAAGCAGCTAGTTGATCCTTACCGTCAAGGTCTCATCATCGAAAGGGGAGTTGGCTATAGACAGACGGTTGTGGTCCGCTCCTATGAAGTTGGCCCTTATAAAACAGCAACCCTGGAAAGCCTCCTTAATCTTTTCCAG GAAACAGCATTAAATCATGTATGGATGTCAGGACTTTTAAGCAATGGATTTGGAGCCACACATGGAATGGTGAGGAACAATCTCATATGGGTCGTCTCAAGAATGCAAGTCCAAGTGGATCACTACCCCATATG GGGCGAGGTACTGGAAATCGACACATGGGTTGGAGCATCAGGGAAGAATGGGATGAGACGAGACTGGCTAATCCGGAGCCAAGCCACAGGCATCACTTACGCGCGTGCAACTAG CACTTGGGTAATGATGAATGAAAAAACAAGGCGACTGTCAAAGATGCCGGAGGAAGTGAGAGATGAGATTTCTCCTTGGTTTATAGACAAACGAGCAATCAATGAAGATGTTCCCGAAAAGATCGTCAAGTTGGACGATAACGCAAGATATGTCAACTCTGACTTGAAG CCAAAGAGGAGTGATTTGGATATGAACCACCATGTGAACAATGTCAAGTATGTAAGATGGATGCTCGAG ACAATCCCTGACAAATTTTTGGAGTCTCATCAGCTATCTGGTATTGTACTAGAATATAGAAGGGAATGTGGGAGTTCAGATAGAGTTCAATCGCTTTGCCAACCAGATGAAGATGAAACTTTAACAAATGGAGTGGAACAAAGTCTACTTAAAAATATGGTTTTGACTCCTAGAATCATGGAAGGAAATGGATACCTAGGCCCCCTGGATGTGAAGTCATACGGATATACTCATCTCCTCCAAATCAAAGGGGATAGTAAAAATGAAGAGATAGTTCGAGGAAGGACCAGATGGAGGAAAACGCTTTCTACATTGCCATATTCCTCTTAG
- the LOC108454419 gene encoding uncharacterized protein LOC108454419 yields MALPVRSVISGSIFLGDCCHARLYSFAAPSVLYRRTQYKATATKMASANAQGRPKTIDSHLHIWASPQEAADKYPYFPGQEPTLPGHLDFLLQCMEEASVEGALIVQPINHKFDHSLVTSVLKKHPTKFVGCCLANPAENGTGVKQLEDLILKDGYRAVRFNPYLWPSGQQMTNEVGKAMFSRAGELGVPVGFMCMKGLNLHISEITELCTEFPSTAVLLDHLAFCKPPLNDEEKLAFSELLKLSRFPQVYVKFSALFRVSRMSSPYLDLVPLLAEVVSNFGANRVMWGSDFPYVVPESGYKGAKEAACLIASQASLSSSEVEWIMGKTVMQLFQGQWLP; encoded by the exons ATGGCATTGCCAGTGAGGTCAGTAATATCAGGTTCCATCTTCTTAGGTGATTGCTGCCACGCTCGACTATACTCCTTCGCTGCCCCCTCTGTCCTATACAGGAGAACACAATACAAAGCTACTGCAACAAAAATGGCGTCAGCTAATGCCCAAGGCAGACCCAAGACTATCGATTCACATTTGCACATATGGGCATCCCCGCAAGAG GCTGCTGATAAATATCCTTACTTTCCTGGCCAAGAACCTACTTTGCCTGGACACTTGGATTTCTTGCTCCAG TGTATGGAAGAAGCAAGTGTAGAAGGTGCACTCATTGTCCAGCCCATCAATCACAAGTTTGATCACTCATTGGTGACCAG TGTCCTAAAGAAACACCCCACCAAATTTGTTGGTTGCTGTCTTGCAAATCCTGCAGAAAATGGAACTGGAGTTAAGCAGCTTGAAGATCTCATTTTGAAG GATGGTTATCGAGCTGTTCGCTTTAATCCTTATCTATGGCCTTCTGGCCAACAG ATGACAAATGAAGTTGGAAAGGCAATGTTTTCTAGGGCAGGAGAGCTTGGAGTACCAGTGGGTTTCATGTGCATGAAG GGTCTCAATCTTCATATTTCAGAGATTACGGAACTATGCACAGAATTTCCTTCAACAGCAGTTTTGCTTGATCATTTGGCTTTCTGCAAACCACCATT AAATGATGAGGAAAAGCTTGCCTTCTCTGAGCTCTTAAAGCTTTCCAGATTCCCTCAG GTATATGTCAAATTCAGTGCATTGTTCAGGGTTTCAAGAATGTCATCCCCGTACCTGGATTTAGTTCCACTTCTAGCTGAAGTTGTCTCAAACTTTGGAGCAAATCGTGTCATGTGGGGAAG CGATTTCCCATATGTTGTTCCCGAAAGCGGTTATAAAGGAGCAAAAGAAGCCGCATGTCTTATTGCCAGTCAGGCATCTTTGTCATCTTCTGAGGTAGAATGGATCATGGGGAAGACAGTAATGCAACTCTTTCAAGGTCAATGGCTTCCTTAG